A stretch of the Cystobacter fuscus DSM 2262 genome encodes the following:
- a CDS encoding sensor histidine kinase has protein sequence MRALGVVMPWLMATPLAAAEPGNTVLLAVVAAGVLQAVLIVVLSLERRRRRGAQRLNLAVLDSLPGAVAILDRQGAVLRASAPSAQREGLGALSTQRLLFAGNSFLRSLQKLAHEGELETAGVATLLEDVLSGRVEEGMVEFRGPRADTWFELRARRLELPGGGAVVTVVDATPRRLAELETRRARDERAHMERVAAVGELGASIAHELNQPLSAILTNAETARRLLQRSPVDLSLLREMLDDIIADDKRAGEIIRRTRALLKKDQGPFVSHDFNALVRQVARLAGNDAQLRGATLTLQLADTPLPVRGDGVQLQQVVLNLIINALDAVSPCPPGERQVWVRTQRTEGRVELVVEDTGVGLSAEARERLFEPFFTTKPAGLGMGLSISRSILEVHQGRLQAEPRPGRGTLFRCSLPSDLLAGV, from the coding sequence GTGGCGGCGGGCGTGCTCCAGGCCGTGCTCATCGTCGTGCTGTCGCTGGAGCGGCGCAGGCGCAGGGGGGCCCAGCGGCTGAACCTGGCGGTGCTGGATTCGCTCCCGGGCGCGGTGGCCATTCTGGACAGGCAGGGCGCGGTGCTTCGGGCCAGCGCCCCCTCGGCCCAGCGCGAGGGGCTGGGCGCGTTGTCCACCCAGAGGCTCCTCTTCGCGGGCAACTCCTTCCTGCGCTCCCTCCAGAAGTTGGCGCACGAGGGAGAGCTCGAGACGGCGGGGGTGGCCACGCTGCTGGAGGACGTGCTCTCGGGTCGGGTGGAGGAGGGCATGGTGGAGTTCCGGGGCCCTCGGGCGGATACCTGGTTCGAGCTGCGCGCCCGGCGGCTGGAGCTGCCGGGCGGCGGCGCCGTGGTCACGGTGGTGGACGCGACTCCGCGCAGGCTCGCCGAGCTGGAGACACGCCGCGCCCGGGACGAGCGGGCCCACATGGAGCGGGTCGCCGCGGTGGGCGAGCTGGGGGCCTCCATCGCCCATGAGCTGAACCAGCCCCTGTCGGCCATTCTCACCAACGCCGAGACGGCGCGGCGGCTGCTGCAGCGCTCGCCGGTCGATCTCTCCCTGCTGCGAGAGATGCTCGATGACATCATCGCCGACGACAAGCGGGCCGGAGAGATCATCCGCCGCACGCGGGCATTGCTGAAGAAGGACCAGGGGCCCTTCGTCTCCCATGACTTCAATGCGCTGGTCCGCCAGGTGGCGCGGCTGGCCGGCAATGATGCGCAGCTTCGGGGAGCCACCCTCACGCTGCAACTGGCGGACACGCCGCTGCCCGTGAGGGGAGATGGGGTTCAGCTCCAGCAGGTGGTGCTCAACCTGATCATCAACGCGCTGGATGCGGTGAGCCCGTGCCCGCCCGGGGAGCGGCAGGTGTGGGTGCGCACCCAGCGGACGGAGGGACGCGTGGAGTTGGTGGTGGAGGACACGGGCGTGGGCTTGAGCGCGGAGGCGCGTGAGCGCCTCTTCGAGCCGTTCTTCACCACCAAGCCGGCGGGACTGGGCATGGGCCTGTCCATCAGTCGCTCCATCCTCGAAGTGCACCAGGGCCGGCTGCAGGCGGAGCCCCGGCCGGGTCGCGGCACCCTGTTCCGGTGCTCCCTTCCGTCTGACCTGTTAGCGGGTGTTTGA
- a CDS encoding SDR family oxidoreductase — protein sequence MILVTGATGQLGSAVVRRLLERTAGADIAALARDESKAGDLAARGVSVRVGDYDDTAALDRAMAGVDRVLLIAGNTPQRRVQQHQNVIDAARRAGVGLIGFASRSLRDIQASENTLMHDYFETEDRIRCSGLPHVLFRDALYLDTVPHYVGGPRVFETGIRLPAGDGKVAYALRREMGEALANAMLDHEGADRTYVVAASRGYTFDDVAAALTEVSGRTVDYTRISDEEYVADAARAGLPEHLARRFLGFFSDIRSNQLDETSSDLETLLGRAPTRLPEGLRELFGLSRSNTR from the coding sequence ATGATCCTCGTCACTGGAGCCACCGGACAGCTCGGGTCCGCCGTCGTCCGCCGCCTGCTGGAGCGCACCGCCGGCGCTGACATCGCCGCGCTCGCGCGCGACGAGAGCAAGGCTGGGGACCTCGCGGCGCGCGGCGTCTCGGTCCGGGTTGGCGACTACGACGACACCGCCGCCCTCGACCGGGCGATGGCCGGCGTCGACCGCGTCCTGCTCATCGCGGGCAACACCCCCCAGCGCCGCGTGCAGCAGCACCAGAACGTCATCGACGCGGCCCGGCGCGCCGGTGTCGGGCTGATCGGGTTCGCCAGCCGATCGTTGAGGGACATCCAGGCCTCGGAGAACACGCTCATGCACGACTACTTCGAGACCGAGGACCGCATCCGGTGCAGCGGGCTGCCCCACGTGCTGTTCCGCGACGCTCTGTACCTCGACACCGTTCCGCACTACGTCGGTGGCCCGCGGGTCTTCGAGACCGGCATCCGGCTGCCGGCCGGCGACGGCAAGGTCGCCTACGCCCTGCGCCGCGAGATGGGCGAGGCCCTCGCCAACGCCATGCTCGACCACGAGGGCGCGGACCGCACCTACGTCGTCGCCGCCTCCCGTGGCTACACCTTCGACGACGTGGCGGCCGCCCTCACCGAGGTGTCGGGCAGGACCGTCGACTACACACGAATCTCCGACGAGGAGTACGTCGCGGACGCCGCGCGGGCCGGCCTGCCGGAGCACCTCGCCCGCCGGTTCCTCGGCTTCTTCTCCGACATCCGAAGCAATCAGCTGGACGAGACCAGCTCCGACCTCGAGACGCTGCTCGGGCGCGCGCCCACCCGGCTCCCGGAGGGGTTGCGCGAGCTCTTCGGGCTCTCGCGGTCAAACACCCGCTAA
- a CDS encoding MarR family winged helix-turn-helix transcriptional regulator: MDIDYDTGYFVTRTARAFMRVAEAQLRPLGLGVAHIPVLVCLAEEGALTQTEIAQRTHVEQPTAAALLQRMDRAGLIERSPDPRDRRATRIRLSARAEKLLPRALELLGQSNDEATAGLSSKEIETLHGLLRRALANLAAMTDEQS; this comes from the coding sequence ATGGATATCGACTACGACACGGGCTACTTCGTCACCCGGACCGCCAGGGCATTCATGCGCGTCGCCGAGGCGCAGCTGCGTCCGCTGGGACTCGGCGTCGCCCACATCCCGGTGCTGGTCTGCCTGGCCGAGGAGGGGGCGCTGACCCAGACGGAGATCGCTCAGCGCACGCACGTCGAGCAGCCCACCGCCGCCGCGCTGCTGCAGCGCATGGACAGGGCCGGCTTGATCGAGAGGTCGCCCGACCCGCGAGACCGCCGGGCCACCCGCATCCGCCTCAGTGCCCGTGCCGAGAAGCTCTTGCCGCGGGCGCTCGAGCTCCTCGGGCAATCGAACGACGAGGCCACGGCTGGCCTCTCCTCCAAGGAGATCGAGACGCTCCATGGCCTGCTGCGTCGCGCGCTGGCCAACCTCGCCGCGATGACCGACGAGCAAAGCTAG
- a CDS encoding non-reducing end alpha-L-arabinofuranosidase family hydrolase, translating to MPSSFRWSSSGVLIGPKSDASHNIVAVKDPTVVRYNNKWHVFASTANSAGNYNMMYTGFADWSQASSASQYYLDRSAIGAGYRAAPQVFWFAPQNRWYLVYQTGLPSYSTTTDIERPETWSAPRNFQSSMPDIIRGNIGNGYWVDFWVVCDTVNCYLFSSDDNGHLYRAQTTVANFPNGFTNTVMVLQDSNKYALWEASNIYKIKGTNTYLLIVEAIGSDGKRYFRSWTANGITGSWTPLAATESNPFARANNVTFPSGAWTNDISHGEMIRSGIDQTMEIDPCRLQYLYQGKNPSAGGDYNLLPYRLGLLTQTNSSC from the coding sequence TTGCCATCAAGCTTCCGCTGGTCGTCCAGCGGGGTTTTGATCGGCCCGAAGTCCGACGCTTCGCACAACATCGTCGCGGTCAAGGATCCGACCGTGGTGCGCTACAACAACAAGTGGCACGTGTTCGCCTCGACCGCCAATTCGGCCGGCAACTACAACATGATGTACACCGGCTTCGCCGACTGGTCGCAGGCGTCCTCGGCGTCACAGTACTACCTGGACCGCTCGGCGATTGGCGCCGGATACCGCGCGGCGCCGCAGGTGTTCTGGTTCGCGCCGCAGAACCGCTGGTACCTGGTCTACCAGACCGGTCTGCCGTCGTACTCCACCACCACCGACATCGAGAGGCCCGAGACGTGGTCGGCGCCGCGCAACTTCCAGAGCTCGATGCCCGACATCATTCGTGGCAACATCGGCAACGGGTACTGGGTGGACTTCTGGGTCGTCTGCGACACCGTGAACTGCTACCTGTTCTCCTCCGACGACAACGGCCATCTCTACCGCGCGCAGACCACGGTGGCCAACTTCCCCAATGGGTTCACCAACACCGTGATGGTGTTGCAGGACTCCAACAAGTACGCGCTGTGGGAGGCGTCGAACATCTACAAGATCAAGGGCACCAACACCTATCTGCTGATCGTCGAGGCGATCGGCAGTGACGGCAAGCGCTACTTCCGGTCGTGGACCGCCAACGGCATCACCGGTTCGTGGACGCCGCTGGCGGCAACGGAGAGCAACCCGTTCGCGCGCGCGAACAACGTCACGTTCCCGTCGGGTGCCTGGACCAACGACATCAGCCACGGAGAGATGATCCGCTCCGGCATCGACCAGACGATGGAGATCGACCCGTGCCGCTTGCAGTACCTCTACCAGGGCAAGAACCCCTCGGCGGGCGGTGACTACAACCTGCTCCCCTATCGGCTCGGGCTGCTCACCCAGACCAACTCCTCCTGCTGA
- a CDS encoding glycoside hydrolase family 30 beta sandwich domain-containing protein, with translation MKTSFVSRALLPLLGACLFGANASAQDIVIDPSKTHQVIRGFGGMNGPGWIDDLTPAQIDLAFGSDVGQLGLSIMRMRIDPSNSRWNLQVPSAARARAKGVLLLGSPWTPPAYMKSNNNLNNGGKLLPQYYEAYATHLLGFASYMANNNASLYAISLQNEPDWHPDYESADWSGTDFVNFLNAQGARFGTLKVLASESLNFNPAVTDPILNSATASQHVDIVGGHLYGVQPKDYPLARSKGKELWMTEHYTDNTDGNVWPSALEVGSELHKSMVANYSGYIWWYIRRSYGLISENGSVSKRGYVMSQFARFVRPGSVRIGTTEKPYSDVYATAYATPDGKIVLVVVNTSTQHRVLNVSVPSGRVARFTKYGTSSSLNVGYGGGYQAQNGKASFYVDPQSIATFVGEATASATGASEGTSSGD, from the coding sequence ATGAAAACGTCATTTGTATCGCGAGCGCTCCTGCCTCTGCTGGGCGCATGTCTTTTCGGTGCGAACGCATCGGCGCAGGACATCGTCATCGATCCATCGAAAACGCATCAGGTCATTCGCGGCTTCGGCGGCATGAATGGCCCGGGATGGATCGACGATCTGACTCCGGCCCAGATCGATCTGGCCTTCGGCAGCGACGTCGGCCAGCTCGGCCTGTCGATCATGCGGATGCGCATCGACCCGTCGAATTCCAGGTGGAATCTGCAGGTGCCCTCGGCCGCGCGCGCGCGTGCCAAGGGGGTGCTCCTGCTGGGGTCGCCGTGGACGCCTCCCGCCTACATGAAGTCGAACAACAACCTGAACAACGGCGGCAAACTGCTGCCGCAGTATTACGAGGCCTATGCGACGCACCTGCTCGGGTTCGCCAGCTACATGGCCAACAACAACGCGTCGCTGTACGCGATCTCGTTGCAGAATGAGCCCGACTGGCACCCGGACTACGAGTCGGCGGATTGGAGCGGGACCGACTTCGTCAATTTCCTGAATGCCCAGGGCGCCAGGTTCGGCACGCTGAAGGTGTTGGCCTCCGAGTCACTGAACTTCAACCCGGCGGTGACCGATCCCATCCTCAACAGCGCCACCGCCAGCCAGCACGTGGACATCGTCGGCGGCCACCTGTACGGCGTGCAGCCGAAGGACTATCCGCTGGCCCGGAGCAAGGGCAAGGAACTGTGGATGACCGAGCACTACACCGACAACACCGACGGCAATGTCTGGCCGTCGGCATTGGAGGTGGGCAGCGAACTGCACAAGAGCATGGTCGCCAACTACAGCGGGTACATCTGGTGGTACATCCGACGCAGCTACGGCCTGATCTCGGAGAACGGCAGCGTCAGCAAGCGCGGTTACGTGATGTCCCAGTTCGCGCGCTTCGTCCGGCCCGGCTCCGTGCGCATCGGTACCACCGAGAAACCGTATTCGGACGTCTATGCGACCGCGTACGCGACGCCGGACGGCAAGATCGTGCTCGTCGTCGTCAACACCAGCACTCAGCACCGAGTCCTCAACGTCAGCGTGCCGAGCGGCCGCGTGGCCAGGTTCACCAAGTACGGCACCTCGTCGAGCCTGAACGTCGGCTATGGCGGCGGCTATCAGGCCCAGAACGGCAAGGCGTCGTTCTATGTCGATCCGCAGAGCATTGCCACGTTCGTCGGCGAGGCCACCGCGAGCGCGACCGGCGCGTCCGAGGGCACCTCGTCCGGAGACTGA
- a CDS encoding TolC family protein: MSPRHASGSVLALLLMVNLTASSTRAASLLPLTLQEVLDSTRERHPGVAAARQGLATADAELLSAEGGFDTLVKAKGTYVPFSYYPHERLDAAIEQPTPLLGTRLFAGYRLGRGDFPVYYGGYETLSDGELRAGLEIPLWRNGTLDKRRASLSQARLRREIAGFTFTGERIELQRQAAYHYWDWVAAGQQLRIAHDQYELAAARHDQLARRAEAGDIPRIEHTENERVLLERDADRIAARRALEKAALKLSLSLRDAQGEPYVVPASRLPDGLPVPETALEDSLDAWLERALRGRPELRELTLQRDVLQVDAALARNQAAPAVDLGLSVARDVGTGPANLRPTEFQASLTLDIPLQARAARGQRRAAEAKRAAVEAKTRLARDKIATEVRDAVSALRAAHERVGLARNAADVARRLARAEFTRFEQGATHLLVVNQREQAAADAELKEVKALMDYHHAVVDLLAATATIEPVSP; this comes from the coding sequence ATGAGCCCGCGCCACGCCTCCGGAAGCGTCCTGGCCCTGCTGCTGATGGTGAACCTGACGGCGTCGTCCACGCGCGCCGCGAGCCTGCTCCCACTCACGCTCCAGGAGGTGCTCGACTCCACGCGCGAGCGTCACCCGGGCGTGGCGGCGGCCCGGCAGGGTCTGGCCACGGCGGACGCCGAGTTGCTGTCCGCCGAGGGGGGCTTCGACACCCTGGTGAAGGCGAAGGGGACATACGTGCCCTTCAGTTACTACCCCCATGAGCGGCTGGATGCGGCCATCGAGCAGCCCACGCCCCTGCTGGGCACGCGCCTCTTCGCGGGCTACCGCCTGGGACGGGGGGACTTTCCCGTGTACTACGGCGGGTACGAGACGCTCTCGGATGGAGAGCTGCGCGCCGGTCTCGAGATTCCCCTCTGGCGCAACGGCACCCTCGACAAGCGGCGGGCGAGCCTCTCCCAGGCGAGGCTGCGGCGGGAGATCGCCGGGTTCACGTTCACGGGCGAGCGGATCGAACTGCAGCGTCAAGCGGCCTACCACTACTGGGATTGGGTGGCCGCGGGACAGCAGCTGCGCATCGCCCATGACCAGTATGAACTGGCCGCCGCGCGCCATGACCAGCTCGCCCGCCGAGCGGAAGCAGGAGACATTCCACGAATCGAGCACACGGAGAACGAGCGCGTGCTCCTGGAGCGCGACGCGGACCGGATCGCCGCCCGGCGAGCGCTGGAGAAAGCGGCCCTCAAGCTGTCACTGTCCCTGCGGGATGCCCAGGGAGAGCCGTACGTCGTGCCCGCCTCCCGGCTGCCAGACGGACTGCCCGTTCCGGAAACGGCGCTCGAGGACTCCCTGGACGCGTGGCTCGAGCGGGCGCTGCGGGGGCGGCCAGAGCTGCGGGAGCTGACGCTCCAGCGCGACGTGCTCCAGGTGGACGCGGCCCTGGCGCGCAATCAGGCGGCCCCGGCGGTGGACCTGGGCCTGAGCGTGGCCCGGGACGTGGGAACGGGGCCGGCCAATCTGAGACCCACCGAATTCCAGGCCTCGCTCACGCTCGACATTCCCCTGCAGGCGCGGGCGGCGCGCGGACAGCGGCGGGCCGCCGAGGCGAAACGAGCGGCGGTGGAGGCCAAGACCCGGCTGGCGCGCGACAAGATCGCCACCGAGGTGCGTGACGCGGTCTCGGCCCTGCGGGCCGCCCATGAGCGGGTGGGGCTCGCCCGGAACGCCGCGGACGTGGCGCGGCGGCTGGCTCGGGCGGAATTCACGCGCTTCGAGCAAGGCGCCACCCACCTGCTGGTCGTCAACCAACGGGAGCAGGCCGCGGCCGACGCCGAGCTCAAGGAGGTCAAGGCCCTGATGGACTACCACCACGCGGTGGTGGACCTGCTCGCCGCCACGGCCACGATCGAGCCAGTATCGCCGTGA
- a CDS encoding HlyD family secretion protein codes for MNPTSSPTLPSLPAMRLVRHSTRVARTVARVLMLTLLLGVLALLVAPWQQNITGHGRVTAYAPLERQQTLQAPIAGRITRWAVQEGSRVREGELLVELSDNDPELMTRLQEQRGAIEARISAAQSQMLAYESRVDALRSSRLASVDAAGSRVRMVRERIRSAEQSLAAAEVTRETARLNLERQRTLHKDGLTATRALEIAQLEYTKAGTDTESARASLNAARNELAALSSERQRIQTDADALVNDGLAKYEYAKAELAKERIELAKLDSTLARQSTQQIRAPRAGTLLRIMPRQGAEVVKVGDPLAVLVPDTDSIAVELHVPGRDAPLISPGRHVRLQFEGWPAVQFAGWPSVAVGTFGGTVAFVDAADDGRGGFRIVVVPDEGEAWPSGRFLRQGVRANGWILLDEVRLGYEMWRQFNGFPPSVATSEPDASGKDTSGGKASAGGAS; via the coding sequence ATGAATCCGACCTCCTCCCCCACCCTGCCCTCGCTGCCCGCCATGCGTCTGGTGCGCCATAGCACCCGGGTGGCGCGCACGGTGGCCCGGGTGCTGATGCTGACGCTGCTACTCGGTGTGCTCGCACTGCTGGTGGCGCCCTGGCAGCAGAACATCACCGGCCACGGCCGTGTCACCGCCTACGCGCCGCTGGAGCGCCAGCAGACCCTCCAGGCCCCCATCGCCGGACGCATCACCCGTTGGGCGGTACAGGAGGGCTCGCGTGTGAGGGAGGGCGAGCTCCTCGTGGAGCTGTCCGACAATGATCCGGAGCTGATGACGCGGCTGCAAGAGCAGCGCGGCGCCATCGAGGCCCGCATCAGCGCCGCCCAGAGCCAGATGCTGGCCTACGAGTCACGCGTGGACGCGCTGCGCTCCTCGCGCCTGGCGAGCGTCGACGCGGCGGGCTCGCGCGTGCGCATGGTGCGGGAGCGCATCCGCTCCGCCGAGCAGTCGCTCGCCGCGGCGGAGGTGACGCGCGAGACGGCACGGCTCAACCTGGAGCGCCAGCGCACCCTGCACAAGGACGGCCTGACGGCCACCCGGGCCCTGGAAATCGCCCAGTTGGAGTACACCAAGGCGGGCACGGACACCGAGAGCGCGCGAGCCAGCCTCAACGCCGCCCGAAACGAGCTGGCGGCGCTCAGCTCGGAGCGCCAACGCATCCAGACGGACGCGGATGCCCTCGTCAACGACGGCCTCGCCAAATACGAGTACGCCAAGGCCGAGCTCGCCAAGGAGCGCATCGAGCTGGCCAAGCTCGACAGCACGCTCGCGCGCCAGTCGACCCAGCAGATCCGCGCCCCGCGCGCGGGCACCCTCCTGCGGATCATGCCCCGGCAGGGCGCCGAGGTCGTCAAGGTGGGAGATCCGCTCGCGGTGCTGGTGCCCGACACGGACTCGATCGCCGTCGAGCTGCATGTGCCGGGCCGGGATGCCCCCCTCATTTCTCCCGGACGCCACGTGCGCTTGCAATTCGAGGGCTGGCCCGCCGTTCAGTTCGCGGGGTGGCCCTCGGTGGCGGTGGGCACCTTTGGCGGCACGGTGGCCTTCGTGGACGCCGCGGACGACGGCCGGGGCGGCTTCCGCATCGTCGTCGTGCCGGACGAGGGGGAGGCGTGGCCCTCGGGCCGCTTCCTGCGCCAGGGCGTGCGCGCCAATGGGTGGATCCTCCTGGACGAGGTCCGCCTGGGTTACGAGATGTGGCGCCAGTTCAACGGCTTCCCCCCGTCCGTCGCCACCTCCGAGCCGGATGCCTCCGGCAAGGACACGTCCGGCGGCAAGGCCTCCGCGGGAGGAGCGTCATGA
- a CDS encoding peptidase domain-containing ABC transporter: MRRPLEEVLREGGHQGPLATVSVSEQGARWLLIDEWETGRVHVHTNLRAEGQAWLEHRELSALLAAWGPAPLTWVIAEESESLQALRGEADQTPSPFARVRELVRLEAADLRAVLVYAVGVGLFALTTPIAVQSLVNTVAFGALLQPLVVLSILLLGGLVFAGGLRAMQYWVVELLQQRLFIRVVSDLSHRLPRVHARALDRAHGPELVNRFFDVVTIQKASATLLLEGLSVVLQTGIGLLMLAFYHPLLLAFDFFLLLSVAVILFGYGRSAAAAGLKESKAKYAVAAWLQELVRHPITFRQHGAAAHALERADMLARDWLGLRRKHFKYLFRQVLGALGLQAVASALLLGLGGWLVIDRQLSLGQLVAAELIVTAVLAAFAKFGKHLEAYYDLLAASDKLGQLVDLPLEQATGESHPPPSGPASLELRDVRFHYREDAPVLRGVSLEVRAGQKVALTGDTAGGKSTLVDLLYGLRLPTRGRILLDGSDTRDVSLATLRRDVALVKTPEIFAGTLVDNVRMGQPSLTLGQVRQVLESVGLGDVLAQLPEGLHTPLTTGGLPLSSGQGVLVHLARALALRPRLLILDEVLDTLDTRTRARVLQTLLAPDAPWTLLLITHQPELLGQCERALVLSDGQLHPLNPESRNHEALPS, from the coding sequence ATGCGCCGTCCCCTCGAGGAGGTCCTCCGCGAAGGGGGCCACCAGGGGCCACTCGCCACGGTGTCCGTCTCGGAGCAGGGTGCCCGGTGGCTCCTCATCGACGAGTGGGAGACGGGCCGGGTGCACGTGCACACCAACCTGCGGGCCGAAGGACAGGCCTGGCTGGAGCACCGGGAGCTCTCCGCGCTGCTCGCCGCCTGGGGTCCAGCGCCCCTCACCTGGGTGATTGCCGAGGAGTCGGAGTCCCTCCAAGCCCTGCGGGGTGAGGCGGACCAGACGCCCTCGCCCTTCGCCCGGGTGCGCGAGCTGGTGCGACTGGAGGCGGCGGATCTCCGGGCGGTGCTCGTCTACGCGGTGGGCGTCGGGCTCTTCGCGCTGACCACGCCCATCGCCGTCCAGTCCCTGGTCAACACCGTGGCTTTCGGCGCACTGCTCCAGCCGCTGGTCGTGCTGAGCATCCTGCTGCTCGGAGGACTGGTGTTCGCCGGAGGTCTGCGCGCCATGCAGTACTGGGTGGTGGAGCTGCTCCAGCAGCGCCTGTTCATCCGCGTGGTCAGCGACCTGAGCCACCGGCTGCCCCGGGTGCATGCGCGGGCGCTGGACCGGGCACATGGCCCCGAGCTCGTCAACCGCTTCTTCGACGTCGTCACCATCCAGAAGGCCAGCGCCACCCTGTTGCTCGAGGGTCTATCGGTGGTGCTCCAGACGGGCATCGGCCTGCTGATGCTGGCGTTCTACCATCCGCTGCTGCTGGCCTTCGACTTCTTCCTCCTGCTGTCGGTGGCGGTCATCCTCTTCGGCTACGGACGCTCGGCGGCCGCGGCGGGTCTCAAGGAGTCCAAGGCCAAGTACGCCGTGGCCGCCTGGCTCCAGGAGCTGGTGCGCCACCCCATCACCTTCCGCCAGCACGGCGCGGCGGCCCATGCCCTGGAGCGCGCCGACATGCTCGCCCGCGACTGGCTGGGCCTGCGGCGCAAGCACTTCAAGTACCTGTTCCGGCAGGTGCTCGGCGCCCTGGGCCTGCAGGCGGTGGCGAGCGCGCTGCTGCTGGGCCTGGGCGGCTGGCTCGTCATCGACCGGCAGTTGTCCCTGGGCCAGCTCGTCGCCGCCGAGTTGATCGTCACCGCGGTCCTGGCCGCCTTCGCCAAGTTCGGCAAGCACCTGGAGGCCTATTACGATCTGCTGGCGGCCTCGGACAAGCTGGGCCAGCTCGTGGATCTGCCCCTGGAACAGGCCACCGGGGAGAGCCATCCGCCCCCGTCCGGGCCCGCGAGCCTGGAGCTGCGCGACGTGAGGTTCCACTACCGCGAGGACGCGCCCGTGCTGCGCGGCGTCAGCCTCGAGGTGCGGGCTGGACAGAAGGTGGCCCTCACGGGCGACACCGCCGGGGGCAAGAGCACCCTGGTGGACCTGCTCTACGGCCTGCGCCTGCCCACGCGTGGCCGCATCCTGCTCGACGGGAGCGACACGCGCGACGTGTCGCTCGCCACGCTTCGCCGGGACGTGGCGCTCGTCAAGACGCCGGAGATCTTCGCCGGAACGCTCGTGGACAACGTCCGGATGGGACAGCCCTCCTTGACCCTGGGCCAGGTGCGTCAGGTGCTCGAATCGGTGGGCCTGGGAGACGTGCTCGCCCAGTTGCCGGAAGGACTCCACACGCCACTGACCACGGGTGGCCTGCCCCTGTCCTCGGGACAGGGGGTGCTGGTGCATCTGGCGCGCGCGCTCGCGCTCCGTCCTCGCCTGCTCATCCTCGACGAGGTGTTGGACACGCTCGACACGCGCACCCGGGCCCGCGTGCTCCAGACCCTGCTGGCGCCCGATGCCCCCTGGACCCTGCTCCTCATCACCCACCAGCCGGAGCTGCTCGGCCAATGCGAGCGCGCGCTCGTGCTGAGCGACGGCCAGCTCCACCCCCTGAATCCCGAGTCCCGAAACCACGAGGCGCTTCCTTCTTGA
- a CDS encoding DUF6766 family protein: MSYSRYLLSGEFIEATFENWESEFFQMGAFVLLSSFLKQKGSGESKRLTGDNAVDRDPRKEVRPDSPGPVHRGGLALAHEFQRGATPARAAGRELMAVRDQFPVQKVSEKVSDDLYGRFVRLIRRRQGHHPGRSYADHRGFEAVPRHSSLVAPAVAWVPPLRRAGGSCRPPFFLSLPWSTPGRDCFAKGRASALVARFT, encoded by the coding sequence GTGAGCTACTCCAGGTATCTGCTCTCGGGCGAGTTCATCGAGGCCACGTTCGAGAACTGGGAGAGCGAGTTCTTCCAGATGGGTGCCTTCGTCCTGCTCTCCTCCTTCCTCAAGCAGAAGGGATCGGGCGAGTCGAAGAGGCTCACAGGTGACAACGCGGTTGACCGGGATCCTCGGAAGGAGGTACGCCCGGACTCTCCCGGCCCCGTTCACCGGGGCGGGCTGGCCCTCGCGCATGAGTTTCAACGAGGAGCAACTCCAGCACGGGCAGCAGGCCGTGAGCTTATGGCAGTACGTGATCAGTTCCCGGTTCAGAAGGTGTCTGAGAAGGTGTCAGACGATTTGTACGGACGATTTGTACGGCTCATACGGCGGAGACAAGGTCATCACCCCGGACGATCGTACGCTGATCACCGTGGATTCGAGGCAGTTCCACGTCATTCCTCTCTCGTCGCTCCCGCGGTAGCCTGGGTCCCGCCGCTCCGGAGGGCGGGTGGCTCGTGCCGCCCGCCCTTCTTCCTTTCGTTGCCCTGGAGCACCCCAGGTCGAGATTGCTTCGCCAAAGGCCGTGCCTCGGCGCTCGTGGCCCGCTTCACCTGA